Genomic segment of Pygocentrus nattereri isolate fPygNat1 chromosome 26, fPygNat1.pri, whole genome shotgun sequence:
GTCTTTGTTTCCCTTGGcaattttcaaataataaaacatattttgaaatgtattccTCTCTGGGATGCTACGTTTTTGTGCAACACCTGTTCTGCCACAGCTGTAAAGAGGGCTAGGCAACATAGCTATAATTAtcttcactgtgaaaaattaTCACCAcagtatgtcacaatatgcttctATGATTATATCATGTAtgtgctcaaaaaaaaaaaaaaaaaaaaaaaaaaaaaaaactgattacaAATAGAGCATAATTAGAGCATAAATAGAATTAATTggattttgagcagtgtagtacAAAATGCTGAATAGGAATCATTGGATtcatagttttgtttttgtttttttaaacaagccAGTACTTTGTCTATTCCAGTCTATCAGATGTCAAAAAATATTGTGACTCTGTTGTgaaaaattatttcattatgATCTTTTAGGTCAAAATGTACAGAATTTTGCCTAGATCTACATCATTTtcaaaaggatgttttttctttcctttttaacCTGATAAGTGTTCATGAATTATTAAATATCAAAGTCAAGCGAAAGGTAAGTGCACCATTTGACTGCTACTGCTACATCTACATCAAAATTTCATAGCATAATAATGCATAACTCATTGTGCTTAATAACCAGACGCAGTACTTTTCAATCTTTCATTTGTACAACAAAAACTCCAGTTTGGATCATTAAAGACAACATTTTACTTGTATCGCAATTGTGGTGAGTAGTAAACATATTAATAGCAATTGTATGAGTAGCAGTAGtaacgacgacgacgacgacgacaaCAACATCTATCAGAACCATGTGACATTTTCAGcattcaaacaaaagaaagactATCCACCTGGCTGTGATGTTTCCATAGACTCCGCCTCCTGCTTGACTTTGATTTCTGAGAGAGCAGAGCTAAGGGCTGCTGTGCTACTGGCTGCTGGCTGAGTAGGGGATGCAACAGCATTGGCCATGGACGCAGGCACAGGAGGAGTGACAGCCATAGCTGCAGGCAGGGCAGACAGAACTGCAGCTGGCTGGGAGGGGGGTGGTGGAACAGGGGCCAGTAGAGTTGGAATGGCCTGCGATAAGTGCTGGGCAGGAGTTGGTAGGGGCTGTTCGCCTCCATGAGTGGGCAGTGCCTCCACTGCAGCCATTACAGGAGGAGTCATGGCGACATGGACATCAGCTTTAGGCTTCActctaaacaaacagaaaaacataagctgcattaaactgtgtaTTTCCTCATTTTACCAAAGAGAACATCAGTCCTAGGCTGTAAAAGCGTTATGCAGATGAGGAGAGTAACTCCTGGGATAAAAAAATGAGTCCTAGTTGCATTCTCCTTTGGTATTATTCCAAATAAAGGAGCATCAGCCAGGGCTTACCCTGCTGGTCGTGGGGATCCCGCCAGTCTTACGCCACTATCCATTCTCCCAGAATTAGACTCGTTCGGCTGCGCTGGGATGAGACTTTTACGCACAGCCCTAGAAATACACCCCAAAACCAGACTCAAGCAAAGCCCCAGAAATTCACCCTAAAAACCACACACTGGTCTAGTTTATCATCTCGTTTTGCTCTTGCAGAAGGTGGCTGTTTTCTTAAAGGACAGGGGCATGCACTTGTTTGTATAACCATATAATCTGGCTCACCCATACAGCTTTCTAAAGACATCCGATTCTCACTGACTTCCAACCGTGATCTCAGACAAATAAGCATACATGATTCATGCAGAGCTACAAGACACTATTAATTAAGTCTCAGACTTCTTAGAATATCCCGCTTATTTGAGAATAACCTGACAGTCCACTCACCCCTCATTCACAGGCTTCTTACGGAGGATGCTTGGTCTTGGGGAGGAGACTAGCGTAGGTGCACCTGAACCTGCCCCTTGAGGATGCGTCTGAACAACAGTGGTAACAGGCTGCGTAGCGCTGAATGTGCTTCCGATGGGGTTGGTCACAAATGCAGTGCTCTCAGCCAGAACTACACCTGCTGAAGGCCAAATACAGCAATATACAAATTAAATATTGTTCAAATCTGAaagtataagtgtgtgtgtgtttttttttttttaactatttacCTGACGGTTTTGCTTCTGGCTGTGGCTGCTGTGCAACAACGGGTGCCTGCTGGATGCCCTGTGTGCTAATTGGTGTGGTGGCATGCAGGCCTTGCACTCCAATTGGGGCAGGCTGAATACCCTGGGCAGTCATGGAAGCTGGTTGGATATTCTGGGTGCTAATCTGTGCAGACTGCAGTCCGATGCGATCCACAGCCATCAGCTGCATGGGGTTCAAATGCACAGTGGTGGCCACACCCACACCAGCCTGGGCAGGAAGAGCTGAAGTCGGAGTCTGTGCTGTGACTGGGGGggataattaaaataaataagataaataaaggAATTCTTGCTATCATAATCTCTAGCTGGATGAGGCATACAATAAGAATACAACAGAAACGAAAATTGGACAGCAGAAGTGCTCCATGTTTGTCTTTGGAAGAGGCCAAATTCATTGGGAGTTAATTTTTTTGCCATGCAACAGTAACGAAGAAGAGAGACGTAAGTAGAGCATTTTATTCTtggtttttcttgcttttttcacTTCAAAGAACACAAtagattcacacacacacacacgcgcgcatcTTGCAGTTTGCTTAAAGGAGAGGTTAGATAACTTCACAAAAATAGACCATAATGCTACAGAATTTATATAGCAACTCCAACTCCTTGaaccaaacatttaaaaatacctttAAAATGCCAAAATTGTATAAGTTATTAttgcaaataaaacagcaacattATCAATAacaacattaattttttttttttttaaatggtattGCATCTTTCACTGTGTATTCTATACAAACACCATGAGGCCCAACATCAATGATATGAACAAAACCATATAAATAACACATTGGTTAAGTTTACCTGGGTAGGGGCGAATGGTGGACACAGAGCTGGTAATGGGGGTGTAGGTGTGTGTCAGTGGGTAAGCAGATGAGGGGTAAGTGGGTAAAAAGTACTGGAACTGAACTGGCACGGATGGCCTATAcaaacagagcgagagaaatTGTCAGcatatcaataaaacatgtctaAACAGCATGCCCACCAGAAACCACAGCAACTGGAAGGCAATTCTTTGTTGAGGCTTCCTTGACTGTAAACAATAAGCACTTTATCAAATGCCTCAACCATATGAAGAGTACATAATGCTGCAAAAAGTTAGCCGTCACCTGTTGTCATTACGGGCCTCCATGGCAACAGGGTTTGGTGAGGAGCGGTGGCCAGAGATGGGGATCAGGTTGGTCCTCTCTCCAGAGTACTCCGGCTGAATCCGAGGGGAAGTGTGGGCAATGGGCTGAGGGACCACTTTagctacacacacaaaaaatgttaGGAGAGAATGGTGGACCAACCAACATCAGAcaacagaaaaatgtatttatctgcAAGTTAAATGGATTTTAATACAATAATGTATTAAATATCAGAATATATCAGAAATGCAAATTTCCATcattctgcaatttccccctgggatcaataaaggaatctgaatctgaatgaaaAGTGTTCAAAAAAATGTGATCAGGGCAATGATAATGTCTTCAAGGTCAAAAACGTGGTTAAAAAGGGATTTTTCGAAatttatgcataattaaatgatggACGtctaaagtcatttagagtgtttttatatgtatagaacatttttatatgtatagtCAACACTGCTTTACTATTctcaacattacaaataaaaactaaGAAGACGTGCAGGATCCTGATGATTCTGCATAGCAAATCAAATAGCTTTATTCTGCATTTTTccgtatttcacatcaaaaaacactcaaaagctttgtttacatctcaccaaATGAACTTGCcgaaatactgaaatattggTCTAACTCCCCTTTAAAAATTCAAGAGTCTGACATTCCGGAAAGTAGTACAAATATCCAGAACGGGCAACCTAAGAAAACAACAGTTGTCTATGCTCGACAGGTACGTTGCTCAGTGCTTACCAACAGGAATAGCAGAGCTGGTCACAGCTGTGGCATGAGAGGAGTGGGAGGCCACTGTCATAGTGACAATGGTACTGCTGGTCATCTGGCTGTGGGGTGCAGAGCCTTTTGGATGAGAAAACGAAATCAGAAAGGCCTTCCCAGAAATCTACTTGGAGAACAGCTTTAACACTTCTAAAAAGACTTTTCCAAAACCCTACCTGTTGTGGTAGTCGATGGGACAGTGTTAGTAGCTAGGATGGGGGCAACGGTTGCTGCAGCAACAGGAGTCACAGTGCTGAAAATGGGCTTCTGTAGAGAAGAATTCAGTCTTTTACTgggttttcattaaaacacttaGTCTTAAGCTTCCACATCAAAAGAAGGATTCAATGTTACTGTCTTAGCAACTGCATTACACCTGTGCACCTTATATTACACTGACATCTAAATAATCTTGATTATTTAATGCTCTTTAATGTTCACACGGCACACTCCACCACTCTGTTGGCTCTTAGTGTTTCAATGCACCATAAAAGATACAACTGCTTGTGTTGTCAACTGCTGGATCTTGTCAGTATAATGCCACAGCAAAGTGTGACAAAACCAGTGAAGGCAAAATAGTTTGATGAGTCAACTGATTGAATAAAACTTAAGATTACAGTGAACTATATCTCAAAAAACCAATGTTAAAGTTAAACAGCTTAAAGAGTCTGACCTGTGTCATAGTGTGAGGAGGCTGGGCTTTCTGGGCACCCATGGCAGGATGTGAGGGCAGTGTGATGCGTGTGGGTGGGTCTCTTGGAGTTTGAGGCCGTTGGATACTAATGGTGGCAGAGGGAGGGTGGATGGTAAGGCCAGCTCGCCTGGAAATGCAAACAACAGTACTATtacaaaagcacacacacatatacatatgtatatacgcatacacatacagagacacacatcacatacatacatacctacacacatgtatatacgcatacgcatacatacacacacacacacgtatacacgcatacacatacatagacacacatcacatacatacatacatacacacacacacatgtatatacgcatacgcatacatacacacacacacacacacgtatacacgcatacacatacatagacacacatcacatacatacatacatacacacacacatgtatatacgcatacgcatacatacacacacacacacacacgtatacacgcatacacacacacacacacacacacgtacagtgccttgcaaaagtattcagcccccttgaacttttcaaacttttgccacatttcaggcttcaaacacaaagatatgaaattgtaattttttgtgaagaatcaacaacaagtgggacacaatcgtggagtggaacgaaatttattggattttaaactttttttagaaataaaaaactggggcgtgcaatattattcggcccccttgcgttaatactttgtagcacCACCTTTTGCTgcgattacagctgcaagtcgcTTGGGGTATGTCTATCAGTTTTGCACAttgagagactgaaatttttgcccattcttccttgcaaaactgctcgagctcagtgaagttggatggagagcgtttgtgaacagcagttttcagctctttccacagattctcgattggattcaggtctggactttgacttggccattctaacacctggatatgtttatttgtgaaccattccattgtagattttgctttgttttggatcattgtcttgttggaagataaatctccgtcccagtctcaggtcttttgcagactccaacaggttttcttccagaatagtcctgtatttggctccatccatcttcccatcaattttagccatcttccctgtccctgctgaagaaaagcaggcccaaaccatgatgctgccaccaccatgtttgacagtggggatggtgtgttcagggtgatgagctgtatttcttttacgccaaacataacgttttgcattgtggccaaaaagttcgattttggtttcatctgaccagagcaccttcttccacatgtttggtgtgtctcccaggtggcttgtggcaaactttAAAcaagactttttatggatatctttgagaaatggctttcttcttgccactcttccataaaggcCAGATTTGTGCAATGTACGACTGAttgttgtcctatggacaaagtctcccacctcagctgtagatctctgcagttcatccagagtgacatgggcctcttggctgcatctatgatcagtcttctccttgtttgatttgaaagtttagagggacggccgggtcttggtagatttgcagtggtctgatactccttccatttcaatatgatcgcttgcacagtgctccttgagatgtttaaagcttgggaaatatTTTTGTATCCAAATCCGAAGCTTTAAACTTCTctacaacagtatctcggacctgcctggtgtgttccttggtcttcatgatgctctctgcgctttaaacagaactctgagactatcacagagcaggtgcatttatacggagacttgattacacacaggtggattctatttatcatcatcagtcatttaggtcaacattggatcattcagagatcctcactgaacttctggagtgagtttgctgcactgaaagtaaaggggctgaataatattgcacgccccacttttcagttttttatttctaaaaaaaaagtttaaaatatccaataaatttcgctccacttcacaaaaaattacaatttcatatctttatgtttgaagcctgaaatgagGCAAAAGGTTGAAATGTTCAAGGGggccgaatacttttgcaaggcactgtatatacgcatacacatacacacacacacacgtatacacgcatacacatacatagccacacacatcacatacacatgtatatacgcatacacatacatatacacacacacacacacacacgtatatacgcatacacatacatatacacacacacacgtatacacgcatacacatacatagccacacacatcacatacacatgtatatacgcatacacatacatatacacacacacacacacacacacacgtatatacgcatacacatacatatacacacacacgtatacacgcatacacatacacagccacacacacacacacacacatcacatacacatgtatatacgcatacacatacatacacacacacacacacgtatatacacatacacatacacaggcacacgtcacacacacatatcacacatgcacacacatacacacatgtatatacgcatacacacacatatgtatatacacatacacacatatgtatatacacatacacacatatgtatatacacatacacacatgtatatacacatacacgtATATACGCATACACATGCATAGACACATATCACATACACGCATATacacgcatacatacacacacgtataaacacacacacacgtcacacacacatcacacatacatatgtatatacacagacacatacatagacacacatcacatacatacacacgtgtaatatgcatacatacacacacacatatgtacatacgCATACACAttagggctgaacgattaaTTGCATTTGCGATAATCTCGCGATATTTTAACGAGATTCTCTAACCGCACAGGCTGCGATTTAACCTGGTCACGTGACTTGGGAGCGAGCCGAGCCGAGGACGAACGGAGCAAACCCGAGCAGGAGGCCGGGAGGTGGAGAAGTGAAGTCAACACAGCGCACTTTAACTTGTTGCACACTGACCGAACTGTTTGAAAGTGTAACTCCTTATGGATATAATTCGAAGCGGCACGCTGAAATAACTCGGGCAGTAACGGAGTTCGTAGCGAAAGACATGATGCCCGTTAATATAGTGAACAAGCCCGGCTTCATGGCTTTGTTAAACACACTGGATATGCGCTACCAAATGCCCTCACGCACATATTTTAGCCAAGTTGCTATTgttttttctattaaaaaaaaaacaaatggtgaaaaggaaaagctatttatctatttatttttctattaaaaaaaacaaatggtgaAAAGGGAAAGCATAGATTTGTTTGCTTTATTGTTATCTGTGCTTTAAATAAATCTgacattgtttattattaaacagATTGATTTATTGCTTCTGTTTGTTGAAAAATACTTgagaagacatttttaaaaatcgcATTTTAAATCGCAATCGCAATTTATAGAtaaaaaattgcaattagattattttccaaaatcgttcagccctaatacacagaaacacatcacatacatacacacatatacacatgtatatacGCATACACATgcatagacacacatacatatacaatgTATGATACgcaacatacacacatacatatatacacagatacattttatatatatatatatatatatatatatatatatatatatatatatatatatatataatatacacacacacacacgtataatacgcatacatacacacatacatatgtatatacgcatacacacacacgtataatacacatacacacacacacatatacatacatatattttttattacctccccctccccccaaaacaTGTTCAGTTTAGCAAATAACCTGCTTGCATTCAAATggtagaagtgtgttcactgtagaggattagttaacttattttcacttcaatcaAAAAACGTTATTTGAACTAACAAAACTTCATTAAATACAATCACATGCAAAAATGTCTGTGAATTGTGGAAAACCTGTTAACTTACCCATGTACCATCTCTGCTGCATGGGTAACTGGAGGGCTGATGACTGGGGACTGGGTTCTAGCTGCTGAAATAGGGGCGACCACAGTGGGCAGGACAGCAGTGGATGTGGTCGCTGTAGGTCGAGACTGCACATGTGGAAGTTCCAGATTTAAAACCATGAAAACTCAACATCAATATTGATAACACAAAATGAATGCAATATTCTTAACATGATGATGGAAATGGCATTACATTAAAACGTCTCACCTCGTAAAACATAACTAAGTTAGGGCTGCCGCTAACGACGATTTTTCTTTACAGATCCGGCAATTAATCTAACCAATTAATTTGCTACAAAAATATCTAATTATTATGGTATTCCCTACACAAAGAATTGTGCTTAAAATAACAGCAGAAACAAAACTAATCAGATAAGGAACATATCCCATAAAGCcaaacgcacacaaacacatggtgCAGTCAATCAGCACAGAATAAGCCCAGATTCTATCCTAAATATGTTCTCAAACACAAATCTGAATACTTCCATCGTTTCAACGCCTTGAGCCTTTGGAAAGTTTTAGAAACTTCTTTCTCAACAAAGTCAGATGCTGCAGCCACTATGAGGTTTATATGGCATCAAAACCAACTGATGTCACGCACGCAGCAGTTACACAGTGGTATTCAGGAAAAGCACTTAATTGAGTATTTTTGAAACTGAATTtaatttttgtagtttttttagtAATCAAAaagataaattaataaaaaacagtttaaaacactGATGTCAATTCTTTTTCAACTTTGACATTATTGATTACGTTGATTACCCACAGCAGGCTGAAAATTAGTAGCCCAATATTTACAAAGTACCTGAATAGACTGGTGGATGATGTGCTGTACAGCTGTGGGCTGGCCTGGGCCTGCATTAGCTCCACATGCAGGTCTCAGAACAGTAGGGCCTTTGGTGCTCGACATGACAGCTGCAGCAGCTGCGCCTGAAACccaaagcacacaaacacacacagagggtcATTACACTTACTTGGAGTGACTTCGTCTTACTGTAACAATCAACAACTAATATCCAAAATATACCACAAAAAAAGTTGATCATGACTGGAATGTGTCATGTACAGGACCAGCTGTACTTTGTTACAAATGTACTAAGGCCTacatttaaaaggttcttcatgtaCTTACCACATTttgatatatattaatatatagaaGTTTTCATTTTATGCTATGCATGAATCACCACATTATCAAGTAAGCTCCTAATTCGAATGTTCCCTGAAATCTTCCCAAAGTAAGAGATCACTAGAAAACTGTACTAAAACAGTTGACATTTCATTACAGCATCAGAATTAATGTAAACATGCATTTGTAAATTTAAAATGACAAGTTTTGCAAATTATCTAGTCAGGTGTAAATGGTTCCAGAGTGCAACATATTATCTGACCCCCTCTCAGCTTGCTGTACAACCATAGGCTTATCTAAGCGACTGAGGATCTGAAGCTAAAGATAACTGACTCTTACATTAAATGAGATATCTAAACACTTCCTGCTTGCAACTTTCTCTGTCTACACCTACTCAAAACATCTGTAGTACAAGAAAAATCTACGAAAAATCTGCTTACAGACTGGCCAGGTATGCAAAACTAAACCCCCACATCACTGCCAAGGACCTACAGGAAGATTTGGCTGGTACAGCAATTGGGATGCACCAACCCACTGTGCAGTGATCACCTACATGAAAGAGCCATTAGAACGTAATTTTGATCATCAAAACGTGAACTTTTGGAGTAAACCAAATACCATCTACATAAGCCAGAGGCATTTCAAAATTAGGTTCTGTGGTGtgataaaaaaggaaaaggcattttaagaaaataacaccttgccaactgttaagcatgGGGGTGGGTCTATTAAGCTGTGGGGTAGCAtggcagccagtggcacagCAGAGAGATGAAAGGAGTCTACTAAATATCAACAAATCCTGGAAGCTAATGTTTCACAACCAGCGAAGAAGTTGCATGTTACAAGACGACAATTATGTAAAACACACCAAAACCAACCattcaaaaaaaacaaaagatttaaAGTTTTGAAATAAACTTCACCGTCCTCAGATTTGAAAATCTGTGGTCAGACCTCAGACATGCGCTGCATGCAAGAAGACCCATTAATATATCTAAACTAGAAGCATACATCAAGGAAAagtgaatgaaaaacaaacaagaagacAAAGACTGTTAGCTGACGACAAGTGTTTGAAGGCTGTGACTTCAGCCAAATGGGGTCTTACTAAGCACTGACTGAAAGGGTGCCCAAACATAAATTCTTTGACACATGCCATGTAGAAGTGGGGTTAACTTCATAACAAAAAGGGTCACCGCTAAAATGCTTGAACTTTCACATACAACTGCAGTtactacaaagaaaacaaactcaaCACTTTAACAGCACCACTGACAAAGAACACAGTAAATATGAGCTTAAACTTGAAACAGAACTGCTTTAAGCTGACCTCGGGGCAGGTGGGAGGTGAATGTGTGAGGGGGAGCAGCTGGAGATCCAATTTGCAGTGCAGGGGTACTGCTCCTGATGATCTGTACGTTGGTAGCcatgaggtggtggtggtggtggtgaaggTTACTTTGACCCTGCAAGAATAAAAGACGATTTACATTCTCCATCTTCATTTTCAGCCCTGTGAATAAAACAGATAATGAAACAACACACAAATGACTGTTGCAGCCCTACCTGCTGACCACTGATGGTAGCCACAGGGATGGAGGCTGGAGCCATACTGCTCTCCAGGGTAACAGTAATATGTCCAGGTACCTTTGCTGGTCCCTGAATGTGCCCTTGACTAGCAGCTGGAGCAGGGGCAATAAGTCGACTGGGCACAGGGGGCTTCAGGCCAgcctcaaagaaaaaaaagtcaacaaaagCTTCTAGTAATAATGCATGTCTGATACCTGATATTAAAGTTTTAATGCACTTAATTAATGAACATTTTGCTTGTACAAAAAAAGTGTAATTAAAGCAACAGGTTGAGTCTGAGGTGGTGGCACAGTCCTATACAATTAACAGTGCAAAAATTCATcaaaacaatacacacacaaacataattaGCTTTTAAAAATCCCAACAGGAGTATGCAcataaaaagaataataaaaagtgTAAGTGTagagaaataaacacacatttctCTTCATCGCTTGATGTGCAAACCTAACTGTGATGCAGAATTTGGTCATTTAAATTAGAAAATATTATTCAGCTTTATTTAGGTATAAACCTAATAATTTTAGAGGGGgaataaattatataataataaattaggTATTCtttgtttaacatcaaacccTTTTCAATGTGAGATATGAGGAAGATGTAACAAAAGTTCAGTTCTGTGAGGGACATAAGTGACCCAAGTAAAAGACTGTGGAATACTAGGCACCTTCACAGCTCCCTCGGTGAAGGCAGGCTGCTGGGGCTGGGCTAAGTGGGCTGGTGGAGCAGCCACAGTGACTGTGGGGCTGGGCTGGATAGGCACATGCTGGGGCAAGGCTGAAGGCGGGCCCAAAGCCTGCACTTGAGGATAGGGCCTGACCACTACAGTCTCTTGCTTCTCTTCACGGAATGGTAAAGCCCCTCCACCAGCACTGCCAGTGGGCAGAGGGTCCTGAGGATGATCTGCCTCTCTGTTACCTTCTTCACCacctagaaaaaaaacaataaaaaaagggtTTACTCACTGAttcaaaacattctgaaacacagagagaagagcTGAAAAACAGCTAAATAAACTGGAAACGTGTGTCTACCTGGTTGGCTTCCTTGCATGAGGCTATTTTTGCCAGTTGGTGCAGGGCCTTGGGCGACACCTGAAGGTGGCAACGGCGCTCTGGGAAACTGCTGGGAGCTCATCTTCTGTCAATAACCTAAGACCAGAGAACAACTGGTGAGAGAACACATTACTTACTGTTAAAAAATACACTATTAAACGATTAGGTTGCGTGGCTCAGAGACGcgtaaacatgtttattttgagTTAGTCTACTGTGGAGGCTTTATAAGCCTTGTCATAACTTTACACTGAACTGAAGACCTACTATACACTGGACTTAATTAGCTACCGTTTCTCTAAACATTAACCTAACCTTAACTGAGTTTCAGCAGATGATTTGTTAACAATCAGGATCTCCAGAATATGCACACAGGGCTCAACCCAAATAACGTCGGACCAGATAAACTTCTCCATCTgaattttttgccaaaccagGCCGCCTAAAGCAGCCTGTACCACGAGCGTTAAGCCTGACACACCAGCTACAGTGTAAACAGTGCTCGAGCACAACAACACAGCAGCCAAGTTCACTTCTCTctgcattcattttaaatgcGATACAAGCCAGCCAAGAGAGCTACCTTTACTTTATCCATGAAACATGAGTTAACGCTAACTTTTCCACAATAACAAACCCAGCTTAACGTTAACGCTAGCCAGTCATTAACGCGGCAGTGAGACAAACACTGGCCCCAAGCagagctagttagctaacg
This window contains:
- the sap130a gene encoding histone deacetylase complex subunit SAP130a isoform X1, with translation MSSQQFPRAPLPPSGVAQGPAPTGKNSLMQGSQPGGEEGNREADHPQDPLPTGSAGGGALPFREEKQETVVVRPYPQVQALGPPSALPQHVPIQPSPTVTVAAPPAHLAQPQQPAFTEGAVKAGLKPPVPSRLIAPAPAASQGHIQGPAKVPGHITVTLESSMAPASIPVATISGQQGQSNLHHHHHHLMATNVQIIRSSTPALQIGSPAAPPHTFTSHLPRGAAAAAVMSSTKGPTVLRPACGANAGPGQPTAVQHIIHQSIQSRPTATTSTAVLPTVVAPISAARTQSPVISPPVTHAAEMVHGRAGLTIHPPSATISIQRPQTPRDPPTRITLPSHPAMGAQKAQPPHTMTQKPIFSTVTPVAAATVAPILATNTVPSTTTTGSAPHSQMTSSTIVTMTVASHSSHATAVTSSAIPVAKVVPQPIAHTSPRIQPEYSGERTNLIPISGHRSSPNPVAMEARNDNRPSVPVQFQYFLPTYPSSAYPLTHTYTPITSSVSTIRPYPVTAQTPTSALPAQAGVGVATTVHLNPMQLMAVDRIGLQSAQISTQNIQPASMTAQGIQPAPIGVQGLHATTPISTQGIQQAPVVAQQPQPEAKPSAGVVLAESTAFVTNPIGSTFSATQPVTTVVQTHPQGAGSGAPTLVSSPRPSILRKKPVNEGAVRKSLIPAQPNESNSGRMDSGVRLAGSPRPAGVKPKADVHVAMTPPVMAAVEALPTHGGEQPLPTPAQHLSQAIPTLLAPVPPPPSQPAAVLSALPAAMAVTPPVPASMANAVASPTQPAASSTAALSSALSEIKVKQEAESMETSQPALSIPSSTAPASGFSSQASGLTVPSQPGDLLPGASPRKKPRKQQHVISTEESEMMETNSTDEERASGRPTGNKAERQESPPREYVDEEGVRYVPVRPRPPITLLRHYRNPWKAAYHHFQRYSDIRVKEEKKNSLQDVANQRGVACRAQGWKVHLCAAQLMQLSNLEHDVYSRLTTLQEGLIPKKRAGADDDLHRINELIQGNMQRCKLVMDQVTEARDTMMKVLDHKDRVLKLLNKNGTAKKSSKLRRKERT
- the sap130a gene encoding histone deacetylase complex subunit SAP130a isoform X3, whose product is MSSQQFPRAPLPPSGVAQGPAPTGKNSLMQGSQPGGEEGNREADHPQDPLPTGSAGGGALPFREEKQETVVVRPYPQVQALGPPSALPQHVPIQPSPTVTVAAPPAHLAQPQQPAFTEGAVKPPVPSRLIAPAPAASQGHIQGPAKVPGHITVTLESSMAPASIPVATISGQQGQSNLHHHHHHLMATNVQIIRSSTPALQIGSPAAPPHTFTSHLPRGAAAAAVMSSTKGPTVLRPACGANAGPGQPTAVQHIIHQSIQSRPTATTSTAVLPTVVAPISAARTQSPVISPPVTHAAEMVHGRAGLTIHPPSATISIQRPQTPRDPPTRITLPSHPAMGAQKAQPPHTMTQKPIFSTVTPVAAATVAPILATNTVPSTTTTGSAPHSQMTSSTIVTMTVASHSSHATAVTSSAIPVAKVVPQPIAHTSPRIQPEYSGERTNLIPISGHRSSPNPVAMEARNDNRPSVPVQFQYFLPTYPSSAYPLTHTYTPITSSVSTIRPYPVTAQTPTSALPAQAGVGVATTVHLNPMQLMAVDRIGLQSAQISTQNIQPASMTAQGIQPAPIGVQGLHATTPISTQGIQQAPVVAQQPQPEAKPSAGVVLAESTAFVTNPIGSTFSATQPVTTVVQTHPQGAGSGAPTLVSSPRPSILRKKPVNEGAVRKSLIPAQPNESNSGRMDSGVRLAGSPRPAGVKPKADVHVAMTPPVMAAVEALPTHGGEQPLPTPAQHLSQAIPTLLAPVPPPPSQPAAVLSALPAAMAVTPPVPASMANAVASPTQPAASSTAALSSALSEIKVKQEAESMETSQPALSIPSSTAPASGFSSQASGLTVPSQPGDLLPGASPRKKPRKQQHVISTEESEMMETNSTDEERASGRPTGNKAERQESPPREYVDEEGVRYVPVRPRPPITLLRHYRNPWKAAYHHFQRYSDIRVKEEKKNSLQDVANQRGVACRAQGWKVHLCAAQLMQLSNLEHDVYSRLTTLQEGLIPKKRAGADDDLHRINELIQGNMQRCKLVMDQVTEARDTMMKVLDHKDRVLKLLNKNGTAKKSSKLRRKERT